The Clostridium botulinum BKT015925 genome includes the window ATGAATCATTAGAAAAATATATTCAAGCTGGAAACTTAGTTGTAGATAACTTTAAGAACAAAATATTACCTGATCTTCAATTAAAAGCTGATAACTCTACTGAACAAATAGATCAAATAAATCTATCTAATGCCATGCAAATTTTTGAAATGATTGAACAAAGAGTTTATGATCTTGAACTTGCTAAAAATGTTTCCCTACAAACAATGCCTCAAATAAAATTAATACAAAAAGGAAATTATAACTTAGTTAGAAAAATAAATTCAGCCTTTATAGTTACAATTCCAGTGTTTAAACAATGTTTAACTCAAGCTATAACTTTAAAAAGACAGGCAATTCAAGCTAAAGCAATGGCTGCATTAGATGAAAAAACAAATGAGTTATTGCTTAGAAATGCTGAGAATACTGCCCTTCAATCCAAATTAACAGCAAAACTTGCATCTGGAAGTTCAATTCAAATTGAAACATTAGAAAAAACTTGGTCAACTATAGTTCAAGGTATAGAAGAAACTAAACAAATAGAACTAGATGCTAAAAAACAACGAGAAGATGGTGCAAAACGTCTTCACGAATTACAAAAAGATTTTGAATCAAAAACTACAAAATAACAAAAAGTGGTATTGACTTTAGCCTATAAAGCCAATACCACTTTTTAAATAGATGTTGAATCAGGTTCTTTTATATGCTGAAAATCAAGTACATGAGCACCTTCACTAGTATTTGCTAAGGTCATAGTATCTATACCATAGTCATTATTAGTTGTTTTATCAAAATTTCTTACCCTAATGGTTACAATAAAATACAATGCTCCTTCTTCAACCTTTTTTATTTCTAAGACTTCTGCATTTTTTATTTCAAAGCATCTTGGTTTTCCATAATAATCATTTAAAGTGTCTATAATATTAGAGCCTAATAAAGTAACTAAAAAATCATTATACTCCCTTTCATCTATATTTTTTTCTTTAGCAATACTTACAGATACTATAGAAAAAAATATCATTAAACTACTTATAAATCCTACTACTATTTTTTTCATATAATCCACTCCATGATCATTTTTATATCATTAGTATGTGGATAATATCTTATAAATATATAAATTTTCATTTAAATTCTATTTGAAAATTAAACTACCTTTGCTTCAATAATCCAACTATTGTTCTCAAGCTCTTTCTTAAGTCTCCTTAAATTTGAATGCTTAGATATTAGAAGTTTATATACACACTTTCTATAATTTTTATTATCTTGATTTTTTTCAACTACGTATATTATATTCTGTATTTTAATATTTTTATATTTAAAATATCCTACTAATTCAGCATTTAAATCAACATTCATATCATACTGTATTTCAATATTAATAGGAGTTGTTCTATCAAAAAAGTATACCTCTACCTTTTTCATACATACTATAATAATAAAAACTCCTATTGCTGCTGAAATACTTAAAAAATAATATCCAAACCCAACAGCAAGTCCAATACATGCAGTGGTCCAAATACCTGCTGCAGTTGTTAATCCCTTAACCGAACCTTTCTCATGTATTATAGTGCCAGCTCCTAAAAAACCAATTCCTGAAATAACTTGTGCACCTAATCTTCCCATATCAGATTTCATTGCTGTAGATAATCCTGGACAACTTAATATTTTACCTCCTACTTCTAACCCAACACTTGTTTGTATCATAGTTATAACACAAGCACCTACACAAACTAAGATATGTGTCCTAAGTCCTGCCGGTCGGTTACTATATTCCCTTTCATAGCCTAAAAGCACTCCAATTAAAATAGCAACTCCAAGTCTTATTAATATCTGATAATGACTCATTTGTTATCCCAGTCCCCCTTATCTAGATGTTATTAAAGACATAGCTTATATTAAACTATGTCTCCACCGCAAACTATTTAATTATATTTATTACTAATATATTATTCTATATTATATCATAAGTTACAATAAAATACTTTTAGTTAGAATCACTAAATACTTTTGAATATATATATAATAAAATAGGTACCCCTTCTATTGGAGTACCTATTAATATTACTTATTTAATGTATTCATAAAATTATCTATAAACTCATTATATTGTTCACAATTTCTTATATAACTTTCCATTTGTCCTTTTTCTAGACTTTCAACCATATCAAGATTTATAGGCATTTCTGCTAGAAGTGGAGCTCCTAAATATTCAACATGTTCTTCTGCTGATTTTTTACTAAATATTCTTACCTTTTCTCCACATTTACCACATTGTATGTAAGACATGTTTTCTACTATACCAAGTAAATTTATATTCATTTTTTCTATCATTACTACTACTTTCTTAACTATCATTGAAACCATATCTTGCGGAGTTGATACTACAACCATTCCATTTAAAGGCATACTTTGCATTATTGTTAATGCTACATCTCCTGTTCCTGGAGGCATATCTATAAGAAGGTAATCAAGTTCTCCCCACATTGTATCACTATACATTTGGTTTAAAACCCCAGTTATTAAAGGACCTCTCCATATAACTGGTTGATCTTCTCCTTCAATTAATAAATTTAAAGACATTACTTTAATACCACTTTCAGTTTCTACTGGTATAAGTCTAGGTTCATTTTCATTTCCATCTACCTGAATCATTTTAGCTCTATCATTATTAACACCTAAAATTCTTGGCATAGATGGTCCTGTTACATCTGCATCTAACACTCCTACTTTGAATCCTTTTTTACAAAGCTCTGCTGCAAGTATTCCAGTAACAGTAGACTTTCCTACTCCACCTTTACCACTTATAATTCCTATTATATTTTTTACATTTCCATACTTAGGTAACATTTTAGAACATTCTTGTTCATTACACGTACCCTTACTTGGACAGCTTTCACAATTACTCATTATAAAATCCTCCTATGTATAAAATTAACAATCCAATTAATATTATACTACCATATTGATTTTTTAGCACACTATAAAGATGTAGTTTTATAAGCTTTTATTTAAAAATTCTTTGGCATCTCATCTTTTGTTAAATCATATTTCCATGAATTCATTGAGTATATATTTACAAAATAATATACTGTTTCTTTTTTGTTTACTTTGTCATAAAATTTTATAACACACTTAAACTTATCTTTTTTATATCCTTCTGTAGTTATATCCATAGTAATATCATATTTATCTCTATTATCATCAGAAATCACCTGTTCATTTTTACCTAACTCATCTTTAAATTCTTGTACATCCATAGTTAGAACAAATTTTGCTACTTCTTCATCATTAAGATCTATACCTATCTTCTTATCATCTCCTATTGTTTTCCTATAATCTTTTATAGCATTAATAATAGAAGTATAATAAACTGTTTTAAAATCATTAGGTATTCTAATATTGTAGAAGTTCTTCATTATATCATCATCTAATCTTTTAGATACAATATATATCTTATTATCTCCATATAAGTTTCCTGCATCTTTTTTATCAAGACCTGCTATATAATTAAATTTATGTACTTTATTTAATCCTTCATGAAACTCTAAAGTATAATCCGGCTTTAAGGTTATTTTTTTATCAACTACTTTTGCTTTAGATAATATACCATATAAATCATTTACAGCATTCTTATCTGTCATTATAAATGTAAATCCTTTATCTCTATTATTTTGAATTACTACTTTGCTTATTCTTCCTTCCTTTATATATTCAAAATCCTTATTTTTAAATCCCATTTTTAATTTTATTGCATCTGTACTTGCGCAACCCATTAACGACATAGAAAATATCATCATTGCCAGTAAACTTATTTTTCTTAAACTCTTTTTCATATTTTCACCTCTTTATATTATGGCATATACAAATAAAAGAAGCTCTAGGCTTCTTTTTATTATTCTCATAAAAATTATAATACTTTGGTATATGTAAATCAATGACGTTAGTATTATTTTAGCTTTATTGTTTTTAAAATAGCATCATATAAACCTTTCATATCTTCCTTATAGTTTTCCTTATTATTAAAGAACGAAAATCTAATAAATCCTTTTTTATATTTTATAAAATATTCACTTGCTATATATTCTCTTTCATTGGCTTTCATAGTGTAATTAGTATAGTATCCCTCGTTTCCATTTATGTTTATCTCTTTAATTTCATAATTTTTTATTTTATTTTGTTTTTCCGAATATGTCTTACTATTATCTAAGAATGTTTTTAGGTCTTCTTTTTCATTCCACACTTGTACAAATCCAGATATTAACATATCCTTTGATATAAATTCATTGTGATATATTATTTGATTTCCCGGAAAAGATTTCAATCTACACTCCCATTCTGAAGGCAATTCATAAGAAAGTTTTCCATCTAAAACCTTATACTCCTTTAATGATTTTATGTTATTTTGCATAAGGCTTACAGGATTTAATTGACCTTTTATAAGTTCTCCAACTCCAAATAACACTCCCATAAGTAAAACTAATATACATAAAACCTTGGCCTTTCTTCTATCAACTAATATTAATTTCATAAAACTCCTCCACATTATATTTGGCATATTATATAATATGATTTAGTTATTAAAAATATTAAAGCTAACTACCAAAAATTAAGTAGTTAGCTTTATTCTTATTTCTTAACAGGTATTACTACAGTAGAATTTTTAAAATCATAAAACATAAGCCAATATCCCATATTCATTGGATCCATATTATTAACATCTTTATTAACCCATGTAACAAATCCTGTAGCTCCATTAAATGGCTGATCCATCATGGATTTAGTACCTGGTATACCATATACAAGATATCTCATTTTCCCATTTTTATCATATTTAAATCCAACTATATAATGTCCTTTTTTCATTATATAAGGATAATAATTCATCATAGGATAATATAAAATTGAATACTTACTAAAATCAGTTCCTGGTCTCATATTCATAAGACTTGTATGCTCAATTTTATACCACTGACATTTTCCTATTTCTTGACATATACCATTTTCTTCGTGCAATCCCTCTACTATATGTTTATAAAATTCTTTTTCCCAATTCATATGACAACTGCTTTCATAAGGACAATTCTCTTTTGATTTTTCCTTTTCTTTATCTTTGCATTTATCTTTATTATCACATTTACATTTATCTGATTCTTTATCTTTTTCTTTATCTTTTTCTTTATCTTTACTCTTTGATTTTTCTTTCTCTTTCTTACTTTTTTTACTCTTCTTAGCATCCTTGCATTTTCTAGTATATTCATCATTTATTTCTACTTCATTTTCTTCTGAATCATTCTCATCTTCTTCATCTAAATCATTATCTTGTCTATTATTCTCATAATCTTGGGTTTCATCTATCTCTTCATGGTTCTCTTCATTATTATCTTCTTCATTGCTATAATCTCTCATATCTTCTTTCAATCTTTCTTCTAATTCATCTTTCGTCTCTTCTTTATATGACTCTAATTCATTTTCTTCAAATTCCTCTGATTCATCTTCAACTTTTCCTAATCTGTTTTCTTCACTCTTTACTTCTTGATTTTCTTCTATTACTTTTTCATCCTCTTGTAATTTTTCTTCATTTTTAACTATTTCTTTCTTTGAATCTCTTGCATCTTCTTCTTTTATGATTGTATTTTTGTGCTCTTCTACTTCTTTTTCATATTTATCAAATATATTTTCTTCTTTAGACTTCTCTTCTTTTTCTTTATTTTTTCTCTCTTCTATCTTAATCTCTTCCTTAGTTTTTTCATTATCTTTCTTTTTAGTTTCTTCTCTTTTTTCATCCTCTATAACTACATAACTTTTCCAATCATCTAAACTAGATCCACTAACAAAACCAGTTAATATACCATGTACATTACTATCTTTAATTTTTGCTATAGACGCACCTTTTATATTGTCCATAGGTATGTTACAATTTGCTACATTATTTATATCATATTCATATGATACTTCTGATCTACCATAATCGTCTATGTTGATTTTTCCAACCTTAACTAGCCTTTTATCCTTTTTTCTATCACATATTAGTAACATGTAGTATGGATCTTTACTTTTTTTGAGATTTTGAACATAATAAGATACCCTGCACTTATTATTCTTTCTTTCAACTTTTGCATATCCTGTTGGAAATTTGTTTTGGTCTATTGCATAACCTTTTTCATCTTCCTGTAATATTATAAAGTATCTACTATAATTTCTTTTAGACGTCACAGGTTTCCCTCCAATACAACTTATTGAACTTACCATTTTCAAATTATTCATTATTATAATATATGTTGGTTTTTCAAAAAATGAACAATTATTTCATAAAAAAAGAAGTTTAGTAGATTAATAATATTAATCTACTAAACTTCTCTTATGTTATATACACTATCAGCCAGCTTACCAAACTCTTCTAAAGTCAAGGTTTCCCCTCTTCTTCTAGGATCTATATCCGCATCATTAAATACCTTTTCTATATTATCCGAAGACACAAATCCTAAACTTTTTATAGCATTTCTCAATGTTTTTCTTCTCATATTAAAAGACTGCCTTACTATCTTAAAGAATAATTCCTCGTCTTTTACTTTAACTCTAAGTTCATTTAATCTATCCAATCTTATTATTATAGAATCAACTTTGGGTTGAGGAATAAAACAAGTCGGTGGAACTTTTCTTATTATTCTAGTATCACAATAATATTGAACTAATATCGATAATGCCCCATATTCTTTACAATTTGGCTGTGATGCTATTCTCTCAGCAACCTCTTTTTGAATCATTATTGTTAAAGATTTAAATTTATATCCTTCTTTCAAAAGTCTAGCTATTATAGGAGTTGTTACGTAATAAGGAAGATTAGCTACTACCTTAACACTTTTTTCATCTCCAATTAACTCTTTAAAATCTATTTTAAGAGCATCTTTATGTATAAGCTGAAAATTATCAAATTCCTTCAATTCTTCTTGTAAAATAGGTATTAAATTAGAATCTAACTCTACCGCACATACTTTTTTTGCCTTTTTTAATAATTCTTTGGTAAGAGTACCTACCCCTGGACCTATTTCAATTACGAAGTCTTCCTCACATACTTCAGATCCATCTACTATATCATCTAGTACAGTCTGATCGGTTAAAAAGTTTTGCCCTAAACTTTTAGTAAACTTAAAATTATATTTTTGAACAATCTCTTTAGTCGTTACTTTTTCCATTATTTATCTCCTTGTTTACTTTTTTTAATGCCTCTACAAATTCTTCTTTTTTAATTCCATAGTTATTTAATCTAGTTATAAATTGTGCAGAATTACAATAACCTATTCTTAATTCTCTTCCTAATATTTCTCTTCTTTGTTTAGCTTCCTTACTTCCAGTAAGATTAAAAAAGAACAAATCTTCAGGTCCAAATTCATTTCTCTTTTCTTTTGTTTCACACTTGGCTTTTTCTAATGCCTTTCTTATAGTTTCAGGCGCTGCATTTTCAACTCCTATATCATCATCTTTAAGCCCTTCTTCTTTACTTATATATGCATGTTTAATTCCCTTTACTCTCTTAGATATAATTCTACGTATTTTCTCTCCTGCAAAGTCTGGATCTGTAAATACAATTACACCTTGTCTTTTTTGTGCTTCTTGTATTCTATCTATAACTTTTTTATTAATTCCAAAACCACCTACTGCTATCATCTCTGCATCTACAGCTCTTTTAACTGCTGTTATGTCATCTCTACCTTCAACTACAATAACTTCTTTTATCATCATTTTAATAAAAGCCTCCAACTTTATATAAATTTCAATTTATCATATGGTATATTTATTGAAATAACTGCCATACATAATATTTTTAACTATAGCATTTATTATGTCAAGTAAAAAACTAATATATATTGGGTTAAATAAAAAAAATTAGAGCGCAAGCGCTCTAATTAACTATATACACATCTACGTATCTTACTCCCCAGTTTGAAACTTGGCTATCACTATTAAAATATAAGTCTATCTTATTTCCTTTAATAGCTCCACCAGTATCCTCGGCAATTGCATACCCATATCCTTCTATATACAATTTCGTTCCAAGTGGGATAACATTAGGGTCT containing:
- a CDS encoding toxic anion resistance protein; protein product: MNENSVITTQFSEVNLEKETNDISLKVKNSPAVLDLAQKLDISNVDSVMNFGQDTATEISRFADQILNSIETTKVEDSGTLLVQLNKIMDKFDIKDFEEKKQGFFAKIFKKAQDSIDALFKKYHTMGGEIDKVYIELKKYESELNSSNKNLEEMFNKNMDYYESLEKYIQAGNLVVDNFKNKILPDLQLKADNSTEQIDQINLSNAMQIFEMIEQRVYDLELAKNVSLQTMPQIKLIQKGNYNLVRKINSAFIVTIPVFKQCLTQAITLKRQAIQAKAMAALDEKTNELLLRNAENTALQSKLTAKLASGSSIQIETLEKTWSTIVQGIEETKQIELDAKKQREDGAKRLHELQKDFESKTTK
- a CDS encoding DUF3888 domain-containing protein; the protein is MKKIVVGFISSLMIFFSIVSVSIAKEKNIDEREYNDFLVTLLGSNIIDTLNDYYGKPRCFEIKNAEVLEIKKVEEGALYFIVTIRVRNFDKTTNNDYGIDTMTLANTSEGAHVLDFQHIKEPDSTSI
- a CDS encoding MgtC/SapB family protein, giving the protein MSHYQILIRLGVAILIGVLLGYEREYSNRPAGLRTHILVCVGACVITMIQTSVGLEVGGKILSCPGLSTAMKSDMGRLGAQVISGIGFLGAGTIIHEKGSVKGLTTAAGIWTTACIGLAVGFGYYFLSISAAIGVFIIIVCMKKVEVYFFDRTTPINIEIQYDMNVDLNAELVGYFKYKNIKIQNIIYVVEKNQDNKNYRKCVYKLLISKHSNLRRLKKELENNSWIIEAKVV
- a CDS encoding Mrp/NBP35 family ATP-binding protein — translated: MSNCESCPSKGTCNEQECSKMLPKYGNVKNIIGIISGKGGVGKSTVTGILAAELCKKGFKVGVLDADVTGPSMPRILGVNNDRAKMIQVDGNENEPRLIPVETESGIKVMSLNLLIEGEDQPVIWRGPLITGVLNQMYSDTMWGELDYLLIDMPPGTGDVALTIMQSMPLNGMVVVSTPQDMVSMIVKKVVVMIEKMNINLLGIVENMSYIQCGKCGEKVRIFSKKSAEEHVEYLGAPLLAEMPINLDMVESLEKGQMESYIRNCEQYNEFIDNFMNTLNK
- the rsmA gene encoding 16S rRNA (adenine(1518)-N(6)/adenine(1519)-N(6))-dimethyltransferase RsmA, coding for MEKVTTKEIVQKYNFKFTKSLGQNFLTDQTVLDDIVDGSEVCEEDFVIEIGPGVGTLTKELLKKAKKVCAVELDSNLIPILQEELKEFDNFQLIHKDALKIDFKELIGDEKSVKVVANLPYYVTTPIIARLLKEGYKFKSLTIMIQKEVAERIASQPNCKEYGALSILVQYYCDTRIIRKVPPTCFIPQPKVDSIIIRLDRLNELRVKVKDEELFFKIVRQSFNMRRKTLRNAIKSLGFVSSDNIEKVFNDADIDPRRRGETLTLEEFGKLADSVYNIREV
- the rnmV gene encoding ribonuclease M5 — protein: MMIKEVIVVEGRDDITAVKRAVDAEMIAVGGFGINKKVIDRIQEAQKRQGVIVFTDPDFAGEKIRRIISKRVKGIKHAYISKEEGLKDDDIGVENAAPETIRKALEKAKCETKEKRNEFGPEDLFFFNLTGSKEAKQRREILGRELRIGYCNSAQFITRLNNYGIKKEEFVEALKKVNKEINNGKSND